From Amycolatopsis sp. cg9, one genomic window encodes:
- a CDS encoding DUF2306 domain-containing protein, with protein MASIGRALRRPWIVPFYFLVFGFLAFRLPNYLGFDPSKSTAATRLDLPFYYPLLVAHIVFGSVAFVTAAIQVWPWLRNRNPKLHRISGRVYVLGGALPAGLAILTITPFLTHGPGQKAGNALLGLLWLGTTIVGFRRARQGRIVEHREWMLRSFALCFSILASRFWLGPAILWLEPEVFTMGVDGPPAVQDQVSTLTSWVPWVVNLLIAEWFNHRARYRALGRQAAKRAAAKAAVPVEPALAADTKTPVLERPTPDPVP; from the coding sequence ATGGCAAGCATCGGACGGGCGTTGAGACGCCCCTGGATCGTCCCCTTCTACTTCCTGGTGTTCGGGTTCCTCGCGTTCCGGCTGCCGAACTACCTGGGCTTCGACCCGAGCAAGTCGACCGCGGCCACCCGCCTCGACCTGCCGTTCTACTACCCGCTGCTGGTGGCGCACATCGTCTTCGGGTCGGTCGCGTTCGTGACGGCGGCGATCCAGGTCTGGCCGTGGCTGCGCAACCGCAACCCGAAGCTGCACCGGATCTCCGGCCGCGTCTACGTCCTGGGCGGCGCGCTGCCGGCCGGGCTCGCGATCCTGACCATCACGCCGTTCCTCACGCACGGCCCGGGCCAGAAGGCGGGCAACGCGCTGCTGGGGCTGCTGTGGCTGGGCACGACGATCGTCGGCTTCCGCCGGGCGCGGCAGGGCCGGATCGTCGAGCACCGCGAGTGGATGCTGCGCAGCTTCGCGCTGTGCTTCTCGATCCTGGCGTCCCGCTTCTGGCTGGGCCCGGCCATCCTGTGGCTGGAGCCCGAGGTGTTCACGATGGGCGTCGACGGCCCGCCGGCGGTGCAGGACCAGGTGTCCACGCTGACGTCGTGGGTGCCGTGGGTGGTCAACCTGCTGATCGCGGAGTGGTTCAACCACCGGGCGCGCTACCGGGCACTGGGCCGCCAGGCGGCCAAGCGCGCGGCGGCGAAGGCCGCGGTGCCGGTCGAGCCGGCCCTCGCGGCGGACACGAAGACGCCCGTGCTGGAACGCCCCACCCCCGACCCCGTCCCCTAG